Genomic window (Oenanthe melanoleuca isolate GR-GAL-2019-014 chromosome 1A, OMel1.0, whole genome shotgun sequence):
tttttaaattaataatggTAATCTTTGCTGTGTTTACTTGTACAAATACTTCAATAATTAATAATGACTACAGAAACATATAATTCATAATACTAATGAATCAAAGGTACTCACATTTGTTACAGCTCAAGTTGTTAAGAAGAGTCTTCCCTGAAGCTGCAGGGAAGTATTAATCAAAATAGAGAAACAACTGCTCTTCAGAATCTAAAAATAACCAAAAGCCTTTGTGCACAAAGTGGTAACTTTTAGCACACCATTCAAAGCCAGGGCTCCATAGTGAATGTGTTGGCTGAGGATGTGCATGtgggggcacagcagagccagctctggtGGGGACATGGCTCACAGACTCTGCTGCCACGTCATGTTCTAGAGGAAGGGCAGTGGGCACAGCCATCTGTCCTGAAGTTACTGCTACACACCTGAAAGTTGTGTATGAGGGGAGGTTAACCCCTGTTTTGCCAgcttttctacattttctttgTACTTTGAAGCAACACTtctgaacagagaaaaaaaaaagttggaatcTTTTCTTATGattcttaaaaagaaatatgaaaatatccACATAGTCCTGTCAGTCTGCACTAGCAGGAGAGCATGCTCCATTGTCAGGATTGGTTTCAGTGCTTAGTCTTCAGACTTGCTGAGGCTCATTGAATGTCCACTTTGCAGTGTGCTCAGATTTGGGGGAATTACAGCAATCTTCTGCATTTGGTTTGATGAGGAATGAGTGAGTATTTTCTGCAAATGACCAGGCCTCAAATTTTAGGTTTTTAATTTAAGTGTTTTATTGGGAACACACTGTGTTCTGTATTCcttggagaggaagagaagacTCAGAACACTTCAACCCATCTAGAATTCAGAAATCACCCTTAGGTCTTAACACATCATCAAGGGAGATTTGCATCCCATGCAGTGCTGATTTATGTTGGCAGATAAAACTGCACTTGGGAGATTTATAAAATACTAAATGGATAAGATGCATTCTACTCCAAATTTAAACTAATCTGCAGGGGCTCCCTCCTTACAATCACCAGCaagaaaaatgtacatttaGGCTGTGATTCTAAGGTGAGAAAGGCATATCTTAGAATAAGAGGGATATTACCTGgaggaatatatttttcttcaataattAGAGAGGGAATTTTCAGTCACAATTGTAGAAAAACATGCCTACTTAAGAGTGTCTGTATCTCCTTATGGCTAGAAGCATAGCTTGTTTCTGGAAGACATTTTTGCAATCAGAGTAGtgtaaaaaaaagcaaaagactTATAAGGAATAATGTGCAATACATAGAAGCCGCCTCCCTAGGTATTGCTTATTTTCTATATATAATCTTCTTTCAAaactgtatttatatttatattaagaATCATTCACTGAGCTCATGCTCtacagaaaatctgtttttactAATTGAACCtcattcagtgtttttttttaaagcaagggGTATTACTctgaagaaaaagctttctaaATTTATCCAAAACTGTGAAGTACAACCACATTACAAGACTAcattttttgttccatttttcaCAGTAACTTCACAATGATGTTCTAAGGTGTATAAACAGACGTATGCTCTTGTTGCTTATCTCCTACATTCACACCTACTTTCCCTGACTTGTATCTCAATTACTTGATGCTGAAAGAAGAGGACCTGAGTGACATCCTTTCTGGAAGTGTTGGTGAAGGTTTGGCTTTCACTGTGGTCAGGATCTCACACCACCTCTTACCAAGTACTCACCAAATCAAAGGATAATATACTAAATAAGTAGCATTCAAATCAACCCTGGAGCCAGTCAAATtgacttttctctttccccataCACATACATATGTGCACAAACacaatataaaaatgaaatgttttaatctTTGAAGATTTCCAAGAATAAACAAGTGCTATGTATTGAGTTATCCCTGCCTTCAAGATCTAGTAAGTGTGCTAGTTCTTCaaatctctgtattttaaagataatttaggCTGCTCAGTATTTCCTTAGAGCAGGATACCAACTGttacaaattatttctgataGCCATGTGTTAATTtaccttttaaattattatttcttttagagacaATGGAGAGGCCTTCCTTGGAATTTAACCTGCCTGATACTCATCAGGAAGGAAAACTTTATGTAGTTGATTCCCTAAACAACCTAAACAAGCTAAATGTTTGTCCAGCTGAATCCCAACATTCACTAGGTATGTATGATAGGTGATCCTTGGATTTCTATATATGCAATCAGTATTGTGCATCACTGATGTAAACAGCCTAATAAGCCAATAGGTATGCCAAAGCTCTGTactgaaaaatgtaagaaaaagaTTGTAAATAGCATCATTTAGACAGATCAATGATTTAGCAGTCCTTGCTGAGTATTTCCATTTTAGGTTCCCAAAAATCTTTACATTTAGTTAGGGATTTACTGTCAAATCTGAACTTATCTTCAATTTCAGTTGGGAATTATGAGGTTATCACTTGCAGGACAATGTCTCTAGTGATGCCCTAGATGGACCTGTTAAATAAATAGCATTAGAGCTCTTTCCAAGCACTAAAATTCATATGTGGCAATAGAAGCACCAGAGAATGTCTGTTCATTCCTTTAAGACACATCCCCTAAGAACTCAAACTCAGTTACCTGAAATATCCTCTGAAATCTTtaagtattttgctttctggatTTCTTTACTTACAGTTTTGGTTATGGCTCccatatttttacatatttttacaaAGGCCTTTGCCTTTGATTTCTCACAGCAGCAAGAATATTTTTACCCAGTGATAGCTACAGTTAAAGTTCTTTGTGACCTCAAAATATCTTAAAACCTGGAGCTCTTCAGCAGCCTTCAACAAAACAATACTTGAgtctgcttttatttcccttaTTGTAATGGCAAATTTGAGAAATTTGGCAAATTTGAAGAAGTTTATAGATCAACAGCTATGTTGAAATGTGTTTTGAGTGGCCATAACTTAATCATGCTTCTAGTTAAATGTTTTCTCATTACTCCTGTTTCAGAGTCCCCTAACTTTTCCTAATCTAACCTACTAGAGTGGTGCTGGTTTCTGCatttaatgcaaatattttagaaatacagtACTAAATTCTCATATGTCTTGATTGTCACTTCTACATATAGAAAATGAGACAATGGCATACATCAATTTTAATGTTAAAGAAACTTCTTTCAGTATaactgttttgctttcttttgtaattttattgGACAGTATTATTTACTTTTTGGGTAAATATTCGAGGTTCTGTGGAATCATATGTGATTCTCTGGAATAATCACATGCATGCCCCTCCCTACATTTCAGCAGTAAAAAATGGTAGCTTAATAAGTATTTCATTAATAAATTTGTAAAATTCTTTGGTTCCTTCTAGGATTATTCTTTTAATGTAGCTTTTAAGCTTGGAGAGTCTGTAGATATCTCATGCTGTCAGCTACCTTACTCAGCAGCATAAAACTCTGGTTCTCTTGCCAGAAAATCAGAGACATGtcaaaagctgtttaaaatttaTACTGTTATTTATACTCTTTGGTTGCTTCAGTAGGAGCCATGCAGTAATTTAATGTTTTAGATGATAAAATTCCCACTGTTTGCAGTTTGACAAGAATGTGTGCTCATCAATTCCTCACAACACTGCAGCCTGGCACGTTCAGCCTGATGAAAAAGTCAGAAGCATTCATTAGGCAGAGCAAGCTCAGACCATTTTTGAGACCACTATTGATAACTTAGGGTGCTTGACAGGCAGCAGTAGCAGGCCCTGCCCATCCCTACTATTCTGATTAGAAAGCATATATATTCTTTATAATATTGGTGCAAACACTTAATATATGGTGCATTTGTTATGAATGCTAAGGGAATAACAATAGAACCTCAAAGGACAAATGTGAAAATCAGGTTACTCGTGGACAGGAGTGAAAACCAGGATATTCCCAGAGATCTACCAGCTCAGTGAATTGCTCAGGTAGGGTCACTATTCAAGTGCTGTAATGGCATATGCAGCCTTTCCTCAGCTTTATCACTACAGGCTCAGTTGCAAAGACATCAGAGATTTCCACCAGCTAAAACAAGAACATGAtctagaaatacatttttcacaGATGCACACACTACTCTTCCTTTCAGAATTGCAAGACAGCAATTACAGAAGGATAAATTACAGTAATTTGCATGTAATTTTAGTATGGATGAGACTGACACCAAAGTGAAATTACATTAGCTTCCTCCTCCcaccaaagcagaaaataaacccaaatctTTGTAAGTTATAACAGGAGTATACAAACTTAAGATTAAACAAATCTGGCTCAAGTGTAAATTTTTTACATTCACATGAACTTCCTCATGGTGTTCACTTGGCATGTTATCTTTGGGGCTTGCTGCCACCTCACACTGATTGCAACTATTTCTATGAGAGAAACTACTGACTTTCTCTATATATGCAATGCattctttaaaaagcaattaacTGGATTGTTGAGCTGCTCAAAGTCAGTATTGcaagtgccttttttttccttctcattcttCCTGTGCTCAAAAGACAACTCATGTAGTCTATGTGAGAGTGTTCCATTCTTGCCAATTGGGAGGATAGGTACCTCATTTTTTACTGGAATGAAACCAACAAATCCTGAAGATGAAGAATAttgaaaacatttgttttaagATAAAACAATCAAGACCTGCATTCATTCTATCCAACATTAGAAGCTTAACTGAGGTGTTTACTTTGGGAAGTTAATCATTCCAGGGATACTTttcattaaacagaaaaagaagcataCCTGGAGGATCAATGTGTATGATGAACCTGCACCTTGGTTTTCAATatgaattttgctttctttccttttgaaaaggTAAAATGCAATCAAGCTCTTACAAAGTTGCCTGGTGACAACTTCATTGCAAACTTTGTAGGTGTAAATCAGATGTAAAACTCTGAACTGTAAAACAGGTCAGCTTCAACCAAACACTGTATTTCaacaacagaaacatttttgttgAACATGTTCTAACAACTATAAAAGATGTatcatttttttatattttcaaattcaaGCTGAGTTCATAAAGTagatttcttcccttttcatgAAATATgtcaggaaataaaatctggTGGCCAAATATATGATGTATTCTGCATCATTTCATGAAGCCAGAAGCATTTTTTCATGCTTATCCTAAACAACCTTTAAAAACTATATCACCAAATGATTTGTCATCTCTCAACAGATGAGGAAGAGAACACTGGTGGTGCTGAAGAACACATGGCAGGGAGCAACACAAGAAACCAGTGCTTGCTCTTCATCACCTTTATTCTTACTTTGGCTGTCGCTTTGGCACTTGTTTCATTTGTAATATTCTTAATATGTAAGTAAACCAAAGAGTAGTTCTTAAAAATATAGGACCAAGTGGAAAAAGAACTTTGCTGAAATGTGTCATGCTACCTTATAACAGGCAACTCCTGTATTTGTATGGTCAAAGGCTTTGGCTGGTTCTGGGCACTGGGTCGTGGTCCTGAGGGCAGAAACACAGGCAAGCAACATTCTCTAAAAGGCACAATTTTATTCTTAGTGCTAAGGATTTGTGAGCTTCAACAGCTGTGAATAGTTCATCTCAGCAGCATTACACTGTGTTgctaaaaatgctgaaaaaatggaaatgaaattaaaatttaaaggtAATTGTATGGCAGTGAGATACTTGGCAATGTGCATTCCAGTCCTTTCCTGATAAAACTCAGTACTGGGGTCATTCCACTGAAACTGGAATTCCACTCAGGCTAACACTTAAATCAGGAAGAACTGACCCTTTTTCATCAAAGTACTGACTGGAAATTGATTTGGAACTAAGAAAGTCTTAAGCATGAGAAAAAGAATTAGACATTTATCAAGATTTGCATGTAGCATTGAGTCTGTAGGTGTAATTACTGTTCCAGTTTTTTAGGACTGATCAGGCAGGTTTAGCTACAGACATGGCTGGCAAATGGAACCCTTGTCATCTCGGGGTTTTCTGAGCTAATAATATTGAACAGAATCTGAGATGCATTATTTCAATTTACAAGGCTATTTTGAGAGAATTGGAACCCATATGAAATCAAGATTTCTTATATCCTGTAGCAGGGAATTCACTGAAACATTgcaaaaatcttgatttttcattttggcCAGGAAATTCTAACCCTTGACTAAATTTTCATACAGGCACTCAAAGAAATATCAGAGAAGTAAAGAATATAAAGTAGATTTTAAGTAACATGATTGTAAAATCCTAATTGAAATACCTCATACCTGAATTTCAGATTTATGTAACATGGAGCTGCTAAAAGTAGAGCCTTGGCATAGAAAAATTAGTATTGGGTTGCTCTAGTGGAAAAATTATAAACtggaatgaaataatttcatacaAGAATTAAAGCAGTTTTCTTGGGCTCAGGTTGGTGGAAACCTGTGGTTTTTGAAACTGATTTCCAGTGGTGTTTCAGGTTGTTGCAATGTTTTATTAGATACATATAGATATAGTGTGTTATATAATCTGAGATACTTGCAAACCACATGCATAGATTCATTTAGCATTGCCACTATTACATTTAAGCTTCAAAACCCATGGGTAAACTTTTTAACTTCAGgagaccaaaataaaaatagctcCAAAAGTGCATTTTGGCCTGCCAGAGGAGGCTGGCCTCAAAATGCCAGTGTTTGCaagaatttttcattaatttaaaatatgtgcaCGTAGTTACCACAAACTGGATCTTGAAGCCCCTAAATAAGACATTTCCCTGTGGACACTAATGGATATTCTCctgaaaactgcaaaaattatttgagcCACATATGATTTTATTACTCTgcactaaattaaaaaaataatccagcaaataagcaaaaaaaaatgtagtgaGCAGGTAAACCCACCAGATGTATAACTTCTTAATAGTAGGTTCTGCAGTTGTCTTCCTGTTTAATGTTTTTAGTCATCATAAGTTCTTACAAAGTCTCACAGGAATACAAGTGAGGGTAGTGATGCTTTTGACTTAAATGTTGCCAGTTTAATGTggtatgttttccttttaaagttcAAACTAGAAATGAGGTGGACCAAATATCAAGCAGACTACTATCTGAAAAGAAGAACATAGAAGAGCTGAAGAAACTCAACAATATTATATTAAAGCATCTGAATCAATCCAGAAATATGGAAAAGCCTTCTGATcttcattatttcttctttacCCATGCTCAGCTCAAAGTCCCTGGAGAATAAATCTTCTTAGGAAAGAAATTCAGCATATTCATAACTCAGATATTTTCACATATGGCACACAGATTGCAGAACATGGTTGCTGAAACACTGCTGGAAAAGCCAgctgaatgaaaaatattagcAAATAGTATTTTATCCTGTTTTATGTGGACGTAGATTTGTAATACTAAGCCTATATGATTGATGATAAACAATGGGTTGTCAGTGTGGGACAAGACTTCCAGATTTCCTGTGCATAGTAAATAACAGGGGTAAGGGCCTAGTTTTACTTTAAATGTAAGTGAATGATCACAGAAAATCACAAGTTCTATTCACATGATTCCAGCATGACCTTGCTCACTTAATCATTCTTCTGTTACCTTTGTACAacctttctgtttatttctattACTATTTGTATTTAAGGATAACTTCAGATTTCATAACTtataaataaatccatt
Coding sequences:
- the LSMEM1 gene encoding leucine-rich single-pass membrane protein 1; translated protein: MERPSLEFNLPDTHQEGKLYVVDSLNNLNKLNVCPAESQHSLDEEENTGGAEEHMAGSNTRNQCLLFITFILTLAVALALVSFVIFLIFQTRNEVDQISSRLLSEKKNIEELKKLNNIILKHLNQSRNMEKPSDLHYFFFTHAQLKVPGE